One window of Psychrobacillus sp. FSL H8-0483 genomic DNA carries:
- a CDS encoding dipeptide epimerase, which translates to MKIKEIDIYAIRLPLVDPFIISYHTYDDMPSIIVKLTTEDGLVGYGEAVADEHVTGETWESTYAILQHTLAPLLIGENPMEFERLHEKMDKAVYQAPAAKAAIDIACYDVVGKKLGVPVYQLLGGRYHEKFPITHVLSIGTPESMAEEAEKRMKEGYSSFKMKVGTEIQADVKRIQAVRAKVGDDIAIRVDVNQGWKNSANTITAMRQLEDAGLDWLEQPVVADDFNGMVEVKAKTSTPLMMDEGLKGFRDMRELIEKNAAHKVNIKLMKCGGIYPAMKLAHMAEMAGIECQIGSMVESSIGSAAGFHVAFSKKAFTSVELTGPLKFSKDVGNLHYDVPFIKLNELPGLGIDVDETVLLELTEFSTKVTK; encoded by the coding sequence ATGAAAATTAAAGAAATCGATATTTATGCAATTAGATTACCATTAGTCGACCCGTTTATCATTAGCTATCACACATACGACGATATGCCCTCTATTATTGTGAAGCTAACAACAGAGGATGGTCTAGTTGGATACGGAGAAGCTGTTGCGGATGAGCATGTAACGGGTGAGACATGGGAAAGTACCTATGCAATATTACAACATACATTGGCACCTTTATTAATTGGAGAAAATCCAATGGAATTTGAACGCCTACATGAAAAAATGGATAAAGCGGTCTATCAAGCGCCAGCTGCAAAGGCTGCAATAGACATTGCATGTTACGATGTTGTTGGGAAAAAGCTAGGGGTTCCAGTATACCAACTACTTGGCGGTCGTTATCATGAGAAGTTCCCAATTACCCATGTATTAAGTATTGGAACTCCTGAATCTATGGCAGAAGAAGCAGAAAAACGTATGAAAGAAGGTTATTCATCGTTTAAAATGAAAGTTGGAACAGAAATTCAAGCGGATGTAAAACGAATTCAAGCAGTGCGTGCAAAAGTGGGAGACGATATCGCCATTCGCGTGGATGTCAATCAAGGCTGGAAGAACAGTGCAAATACAATCACTGCAATGCGTCAGCTAGAGGACGCAGGGCTTGACTGGTTGGAGCAGCCAGTAGTTGCCGATGATTTCAACGGAATGGTAGAAGTAAAAGCAAAAACAAGTACCCCACTAATGATGGACGAAGGTTTAAAAGGTTTTCGTGATATGCGCGAATTAATCGAGAAAAATGCGGCACATAAGGTGAATATTAAATTAATGAAATGCGGTGGAATCTACCCTGCTATGAAGCTTGCACATATGGCTGAAATGGCAGGCATTGAATGCCAAATCGGATCAATGGTAGAGTCTTCGATTGGTTCAGCTGCTGGTTTCCATGTAGCGTTTTCTAAAAAAGCATTTACTAGTGTAGAGTTAACTGGCCCATTAAAATTCTCAAAAGACGTTGGGAATTTGCACTATGATGTTCCTTTTATTAAACTAAATGAGCTTCCAGGGCTAGGTATTGATGTGGATGAAACTGTATTACTTGAGTTAACGGAGTTTTCGACAAAAGTAACGAAGTAA
- a CDS encoding GNAT family N-acetyltransferase: MKEWKGMLGEKEYVVRELTIDHVDDIFRIQDIVLGSLENNDFLSPLTKEEYEGSIANRLMVGVFVEEELIAFRALALPEIDEHHLGFDIGLKAEQLDKVVYQEITNVHPDYRGFGLQKKLGLIVMELLDASPYSHVCATVAPFNIASLKDKLSQGMVIGALKKKYANMLRYVFYKKLHEDRKLGGEVLEVKMEDTEKQQQLLAEGWIGTSVMQKEDVWYVTYDEKGTY; this comes from the coding sequence ATGAAAGAATGGAAAGGCATGCTCGGAGAGAAAGAATATGTCGTTCGTGAACTAACAATAGACCATGTGGATGATATATTTCGCATTCAGGATATTGTTTTAGGAAGTCTTGAAAACAATGATTTCTTATCGCCCTTAACAAAGGAAGAATACGAAGGTTCTATCGCGAATCGCCTAATGGTAGGCGTATTTGTGGAGGAGGAGTTAATAGCATTTCGTGCGTTAGCTCTACCAGAAATAGATGAACATCATTTAGGGTTTGATATTGGTCTGAAGGCAGAACAATTAGACAAAGTTGTTTATCAAGAAATTACGAATGTTCATCCAGATTACCGTGGATTTGGACTGCAAAAAAAATTAGGACTTATTGTAATGGAACTGCTAGATGCATCGCCATACTCCCATGTATGCGCAACTGTCGCACCATTTAACATTGCTAGTCTAAAGGATAAACTAAGCCAAGGTATGGTCATTGGTGCGTTGAAAAAGAAATATGCAAATATGCTGAGATATGTATTTTATAAAAAGTTGCACGAAGATCGTAAACTAGGCGGCGAAGTGTTAGAAGTGAAAATGGAAGACACTGAAAAACAACAACAACTACTTGCAGAAGGCTGGATTGGAACAAGTGTTATGCAAAAAGAAGATGTTTGGTACGTAACTTACGATGAAAAAGGAACGTACTGA
- a CDS encoding DUF6572 domain-containing protein, producing the protein MSIEDKDKIDAIGVNEEEKLVTLAITDHLDWENEYDHLIMLQEKINLYLSFLESGEIYESCPSAKDKKFEIKLFSKYDLTEKAEEFLNVAYAQIVEAGFNLSCEISGE; encoded by the coding sequence ATGTCAATAGAAGATAAAGATAAAATTGATGCAATAGGGGTGAATGAAGAAGAGAAGTTAGTTACTTTAGCTATAACAGACCATCTCGATTGGGAAAATGAATACGACCATCTAATTATGCTTCAAGAAAAAATAAATTTATATTTAAGTTTTCTTGAAAGTGGCGAGATATATGAAAGTTGTCCTTCTGCGAAAGATAAAAAATTTGAGATTAAGCTATTTTCAAAATATGATTTGACTGAAAAGGCGGAAGAATTTTTAAATGTAGCATATGCTCAAATAGTAGAAGCAGGTTTTAATTTAAGTTGCGAGATTTCAGGCGAGTAA
- a CDS encoding MFS transporter, producing MKNLYNDSRFRLIIFANIASSIGSGITMIAIPWMLVSSDNGNAVFGYVTISMTIISFIITPFVGNLVDKMSRKKLLIMSEIICFVLLICFSMIGFIGLSYEVWHYMFIYMIGSLYYTIFYPTMFALNQEIFNKNQYKTLNGTMEVQGQLSSVIAGALASILLSRWDLQYILLLDVLTYAAAIYFFLKIPYTKNAVDHSKKALKSNGTEGLSYMLKRPAMFLFLFFSIMPFIGVMISNYLFPVYLADVLKASGSLYGIQGMIYGVGAVVAGILVPIIARKIGNEKTIIYGVITYTVAISFILIANIPVYLSLVFFIAIGNSSSRVARNSFLMDQVPNEIIGRVDSLFRSIGLLVRVVLLAIFTGMVSSGLIIYCFVVLSGILAIASVCIIYSWKKGFELKAKDCDIVVSN from the coding sequence ATGAAGAATTTATATAACGATTCCCGTTTTCGCTTAATTATTTTTGCTAATATTGCTTCATCGATTGGATCCGGAATAACCATGATTGCGATACCATGGATGCTGGTGTCTAGTGATAACGGGAATGCAGTTTTTGGTTATGTCACAATAAGCATGACCATTATTAGTTTCATCATTACACCATTTGTAGGTAATCTAGTTGATAAAATGTCGCGAAAGAAATTATTGATAATGAGTGAAATTATTTGTTTTGTATTATTAATATGTTTTTCTATGATTGGATTTATAGGATTATCTTATGAGGTTTGGCATTATATGTTCATTTACATGATTGGGAGCTTGTATTACACGATTTTCTATCCTACCATGTTCGCTTTAAATCAAGAAATCTTTAACAAGAATCAATACAAAACTTTAAATGGAACAATGGAAGTTCAAGGGCAATTATCTAGCGTAATTGCTGGTGCTTTGGCAAGTATCTTGTTATCTAGATGGGATTTACAATACATATTGCTGCTTGATGTATTGACTTACGCTGCAGCCATCTACTTCTTCTTAAAAATTCCTTATACAAAGAATGCAGTTGATCACTCGAAGAAAGCTTTAAAATCAAATGGTACAGAAGGTTTAAGTTATATGTTAAAAAGACCAGCCATGTTCTTATTTTTGTTTTTTTCTATTATGCCTTTTATTGGTGTAATGATTTCGAATTATTTATTTCCTGTATATTTAGCAGATGTGCTAAAGGCGTCGGGGAGTTTGTATGGAATTCAAGGGATGATATATGGAGTAGGCGCAGTAGTTGCGGGTATTCTCGTACCTATTATTGCTAGAAAGATAGGGAATGAAAAAACAATCATCTACGGAGTGATTACTTACACGGTTGCTATTTCATTTATACTAATCGCCAATATACCTGTTTACTTATCACTTGTGTTTTTTATTGCTATAGGAAATAGTAGTTCTAGAGTAGCTAGAAATTCTTTTTTAATGGATCAAGTACCCAATGAAATAATCGGAAGAGTGGACAGTTTATTCCGCTCAATTGGTTTGCTAGTAAGGGTTGTATTACTCGCTATCTTCACTGGAATGGTCTCTTCAGGTCTAATTATTTATTGTTTTGTCGTTCTTAGTGGAATATTAGCTATTGCTTCTGTCTGTATTATTTATTCCTGGAAAAAAGGCTTTGAATTAAAGGCGAAAGATTGCGATATAGTTGTAAGTAACTGA
- a CDS encoding MerR family transcriptional regulator, whose translation MKVYYLTVGEVAKLSNISVQTLRYYDRIDLFKPIEIDPVNQYRYYQNTQLYYLDIIKSLKYLGLSLEEVKSVLTLKSEELVIYLANQEDRIEQQFQRLKKTKEVLQRKKEQIQSLVIESNMMTVCVKKMPLQKIVKIKTSNMSFNDIPNKEYGRISQVLEDEGSVFDTLYGGAFSFQKYESLDDINYDYLFTHIVTDKEIEVNYEDVEISSLPAGDYLSITFVLEDDEYEVCYRKLMDYIEQNHIKLVPTVYDIWMPINFTSSKEDEFLVELKIQIQAT comes from the coding sequence TTGAAAGTTTATTATTTAACAGTAGGCGAAGTGGCAAAACTAAGTAATATATCGGTTCAAACTTTGCGGTATTATGATCGAATCGATTTATTTAAACCAATCGAAATAGATCCAGTAAATCAATATAGATACTATCAAAATACACAGTTATATTATTTAGACATTATTAAATCACTGAAATATCTTGGATTATCGTTAGAAGAGGTTAAATCGGTTCTAACATTGAAGTCTGAAGAGCTAGTAATTTATCTTGCGAATCAAGAGGATAGAATTGAGCAGCAATTTCAAAGACTGAAAAAAACAAAAGAGGTGTTACAGCGAAAAAAGGAACAAATCCAATCATTAGTCATTGAGTCTAATATGATGACTGTATGTGTGAAGAAAATGCCTTTACAAAAAATAGTAAAGATCAAAACCTCCAACATGAGCTTTAATGATATTCCGAACAAGGAATATGGACGTATTAGTCAGGTGCTTGAAGATGAGGGAAGCGTATTTGATACATTATATGGAGGCGCATTTTCTTTTCAAAAGTATGAGTCGTTAGATGACATCAATTACGATTATCTATTTACACATATTGTGACAGATAAGGAAATTGAAGTTAACTACGAAGATGTGGAAATTAGTTCGTTACCAGCCGGTGATTATCTCAGTATTACTTTTGTATTAGAGGATGATGAATACGAAGTATGTTATCGGAAATTAATGGACTATATAGAGCAAAATCATATAAAACTAGTACCAACCGTGTATGATATTTGGATGCCAATAAATTTTACATCATCCAAAGAGGATGAATTTTTAGTGGAACTTAAAATACAGATTCAAGCTACTTGA
- a CDS encoding MFS transporter has product MVLQKSGLDKTIFLVLVNLFIVFLGIGLVIPVFPTLMREMHLEGSTMGYLVAAFAFTQLLVSPIAGRWVDTFGRKKMIVIGMLLFALSEMLFGFGQDVKVLYISRMLGGVSAAFMMPAVTAFVADITSLKERPKAMGYVAAAISTGFIIGPGIGGFLAEHGTRIPFFFAAAIGFLGAIFSLVILKEPKRPIEGKKEKDKPKAKSGFRKVLEPMYLIPMIIILVSSFGLAAFETVYSLFVDHKFAFTPKDIALIISVSGILGVIAQVLSFDRIVGKIGEIRLIQICMGVSAVFIFAMIKVSAYWSILLVTFVIFLMFDLIRPALTTYLSKIAGNEQGFVGGLNSTFTSVGNIIGPGIAGVLFDVNIDYPYVLAMFVLALSFAISLIWKEQKNY; this is encoded by the coding sequence ATGGTTTTACAAAAAAGTGGTTTGGACAAGACAATATTTTTGGTATTAGTGAATTTATTTATTGTATTTTTAGGGATCGGATTAGTTATTCCTGTATTTCCCACATTAATGAGAGAAATGCATTTAGAAGGATCGACGATGGGATACTTAGTGGCAGCTTTCGCATTCACTCAATTATTAGTATCTCCTATAGCGGGAAGATGGGTCGACACATTTGGTCGCAAAAAAATGATTGTTATTGGTATGCTTCTCTTTGCGTTGTCGGAAATGCTCTTTGGTTTTGGACAAGATGTGAAGGTACTGTATATTTCTAGAATGCTAGGTGGTGTTAGTGCAGCATTCATGATGCCGGCAGTGACAGCTTTTGTTGCAGATATTACCTCTTTAAAGGAACGACCAAAAGCAATGGGTTATGTTGCCGCGGCTATAAGTACTGGCTTTATCATAGGTCCTGGGATTGGCGGGTTTTTGGCTGAACATGGAACCAGAATTCCTTTCTTTTTTGCAGCAGCAATAGGCTTTTTGGGGGCTATTTTTTCACTTGTAATATTGAAAGAGCCTAAAAGACCAATAGAAGGAAAGAAAGAAAAAGATAAACCAAAAGCAAAATCAGGGTTCCGTAAAGTATTGGAACCGATGTATCTGATTCCTATGATCATCATTCTTGTATCTAGTTTTGGATTGGCGGCTTTTGAAACAGTCTATTCTCTTTTCGTCGATCATAAATTTGCATTTACACCAAAAGATATTGCGTTAATCATTTCAGTTAGTGGGATTTTAGGTGTGATTGCCCAAGTGCTTTCCTTCGATCGTATTGTCGGGAAAATTGGGGAAATTAGATTGATTCAAATTTGTATGGGTGTATCAGCAGTATTTATATTTGCTATGATTAAAGTGTCAGCTTACTGGTCAATATTACTGGTGACTTTTGTGATTTTCTTAATGTTTGATTTAATACGTCCTGCTTTGACAACATATTTATCTAAAATAGCTGGCAATGAGCAAGGGTTTGTAGGTGGATTAAATTCCACTTTTACGAGTGTCGGTAATATTATAGGGCCTGGTATTGCGGGTGTTTTATTTGACGTGAATATCGATTACCCATATGTACTAGCGATGTTCGTACTTGCACTTAGCTTTGCGATTTCGTTAATTTGGAAAGAGCAAAAAAATTATTAA
- a CDS encoding SDR family NAD(P)-dependent oxidoreductase, whose protein sequence is MDNYIVTGTTSGIGLELVNQLLEAGHTVYGIARKENGIDHHRYHHVLLDLTETSKLADIMQEIIKKPSSEASSFVLINNAGTVEPIGMAGEIDGDFIAKSIAVNLTAPMLLTGAFIRGLAEKEIPKKVIQISSGAGRKAYEGWSSYCAGKAGLDRFTEAVQLEESNKPNGVRLVSIAPGIIDTNMQGRIRQSTESEFPLVDRFKEYKVTGQLSSAQEVAEKLIRFIESDQFYQVEVLTDLRNL, encoded by the coding sequence ATGGATAATTATATCGTTACTGGAACGACAAGTGGAATAGGTTTAGAGCTTGTTAATCAATTATTAGAAGCTGGCCATACTGTTTATGGGATTGCGCGAAAAGAAAACGGTATTGACCATCATCGCTACCACCATGTTTTATTAGATCTAACAGAGACTTCTAAGCTTGCGGACATAATGCAGGAGATTATTAAAAAGCCTTCTTCAGAAGCAAGTTCTTTTGTGCTTATAAATAATGCGGGAACAGTTGAGCCGATAGGGATGGCAGGGGAGATAGACGGTGATTTTATTGCGAAAAGTATTGCCGTTAATTTAACAGCTCCTATGTTATTAACGGGAGCATTTATTAGAGGACTGGCTGAAAAAGAAATTCCGAAAAAGGTTATTCAAATTTCATCTGGAGCAGGACGGAAAGCTTATGAAGGCTGGAGTAGCTATTGCGCTGGAAAAGCTGGACTGGACAGATTTACGGAGGCGGTTCAATTAGAGGAATCTAATAAGCCAAATGGTGTAAGGTTAGTTTCTATTGCACCGGGTATTATCGATACAAATATGCAAGGGAGGATACGTCAATCGACAGAATCTGAGTTTCCGTTAGTCGATCGATTTAAGGAGTATAAAGTTACGGGACAACTTAGTAGTGCACAAGAAGTAGCCGAAAAGCTGATCCGATTTATTGAAAGTGATCAATTTTATCAAGTAGAAGTTCTAACTGACTTACGCAATCTGTAA
- a CDS encoding phytoene/squalene synthase family protein, whose translation MREVAALHKEAMDMLKKTSRTFYIPITFLEPTLKKAVASAYLCMRAIDEIEDHEALGAQEKQQLLLATSEMLLKDFNQKEYERLVAPYQDILPEVSLRLGDWLSICPTDLVGTVKTYTSEMAEGMAKWVGKNWQVKTKEDLDEYTYYVAGLVGVMLTDLWKWNADIDTDRELAIAYGRGLQAVNILRNKDEDNERGVQFFPEGWTRADMFVYAEDNLALADEYIKSIHRRSIVLFCKLPLALAHKTLKALKNGKEKMTRAEVEATVEEVQAEV comes from the coding sequence GTGCGTGAAGTAGCAGCTTTACATAAAGAAGCAATGGACATGTTAAAAAAGACAAGCAGAACATTTTATATCCCAATCACTTTTTTAGAACCGACACTGAAAAAGGCGGTTGCCTCTGCTTATTTGTGCATGCGTGCGATAGATGAAATAGAAGATCATGAAGCATTAGGGGCGCAAGAAAAACAACAGTTATTGCTTGCAACGAGCGAGATGCTTCTAAAAGATTTTAATCAGAAAGAGTATGAACGGCTTGTAGCACCGTACCAAGACATTCTTCCTGAGGTCTCATTAAGACTTGGAGATTGGCTATCAATTTGTCCAACGGATTTAGTGGGAACAGTGAAAACCTATACGAGCGAGATGGCAGAAGGAATGGCTAAATGGGTAGGGAAGAACTGGCAAGTGAAAACAAAAGAAGATCTAGATGAGTATACATATTACGTTGCAGGTCTTGTTGGGGTTATGTTAACTGACTTATGGAAGTGGAATGCGGACATTGATACGGACCGTGAACTAGCGATTGCATACGGACGCGGACTTCAAGCAGTTAATATTTTACGAAATAAAGACGAAGATAACGAACGTGGAGTTCAGTTCTTCCCAGAAGGCTGGACACGAGCAGATATGTTCGTTTATGCAGAAGACAACTTAGCGTTGGCGGATGAATACATCAAGAGTATCCATCGTCGTAGTATTGTTTTATTCTGTAAGTTACCGCTTGCGCTTGCACATAAAACATTAAAAGCACTTAAAAACGGTAAAGAAAAAATGACTCGAGCAGAAGTTGAAGCAACAGTAGAAGAAGTTCAAGCAGAGGTTTAA
- a CDS encoding amino acid permease, with product MEKDRQKLQRTMTSRHITMMALGGAIGAGLFKGSSSAIDMAGPSVLIAYLIGGIILLFVMQGLAEMAVRNSGARTFRDLVQSILGSYPAYFLDWIYWKMWVLNIAAESVVAAIFIQYWLPDYPIWILALSVSVLVTVINLLSVKAFAETEYWLALIKITVIVVFIIAGLLLLLVNFGDHTAVGFSNLTDHGGFFPNGPTGLIAAMLVVIYSYGGTEIIGITLAETKNPEKVVPKAVRSTLVRIISFYLLPFFIIVSLIPWNEVNGVAESPFVMVFKMIGIPGADHIMNAVVILAIISSMNSGLYGSSRVLYTQAVDGRIPKIFSHLSKKKVPTYAILMCTSALYIGVLISLFAGSKTFEFLMGSLGYTVLFIWLIIAFAHLKSRKNQPEQPSSYSVKWFPYTTWAAIIALCAILIGIIFTTSIIVTTITLVIYIFITITYVFNGRFHKNVA from the coding sequence ATGGAGAAAGACAGACAGAAATTACAGAGAACAATGACTTCACGTCATATTACAATGATGGCTTTAGGCGGAGCCATTGGTGCTGGGTTATTTAAAGGAAGTAGTTCAGCCATTGATATGGCTGGTCCCTCGGTTCTTATTGCATATTTAATCGGTGGTATTATTCTTTTATTCGTCATGCAGGGTCTAGCCGAAATGGCCGTCCGCAATAGTGGTGCAAGAACATTTAGAGACTTAGTTCAATCAATACTAGGAAGCTACCCCGCGTATTTTCTAGATTGGATCTATTGGAAAATGTGGGTATTAAATATTGCAGCCGAATCGGTGGTTGCGGCCATTTTCATTCAATATTGGCTACCAGATTACCCAATTTGGATACTGGCTTTATCCGTATCTGTGTTGGTTACAGTTATTAACTTACTATCAGTTAAAGCTTTTGCTGAAACTGAGTACTGGCTAGCGTTAATTAAAATTACCGTTATTGTAGTGTTTATCATTGCTGGATTGTTGTTACTTCTCGTAAATTTTGGCGATCATACAGCAGTTGGCTTTTCTAACTTAACTGACCACGGGGGGTTCTTCCCGAATGGACCGACAGGATTAATTGCCGCGATGCTTGTTGTTATCTATTCTTACGGAGGTACTGAAATTATCGGAATCACGTTAGCTGAAACGAAAAATCCTGAAAAAGTAGTTCCGAAAGCTGTTCGTAGTACGTTAGTCCGAATTATCTCTTTCTACTTGCTTCCATTTTTTATTATCGTTAGCTTAATTCCTTGGAATGAAGTAAACGGGGTAGCAGAAAGTCCATTTGTGATGGTATTTAAAATGATTGGGATCCCAGGTGCTGACCATATAATGAACGCTGTTGTAATACTAGCAATTATTTCGTCGATGAATTCTGGATTATATGGCTCGTCACGAGTTCTATATACACAAGCTGTGGACGGTCGTATCCCTAAAATATTTTCACATCTATCGAAAAAGAAAGTTCCAACTTATGCAATATTAATGTGTACTTCTGCTTTATATATTGGTGTACTAATTTCTTTATTTGCTGGAAGTAAAACGTTTGAGTTTCTAATGGGCTCTCTAGGCTATACCGTGTTGTTCATCTGGTTAATCATTGCGTTTGCTCATCTAAAATCGCGTAAAAATCAACCTGAACAACCAAGTTCCTATTCGGTTAAATGGTTCCCTTATACAACTTGGGCTGCAATTATCGCATTATGTGCAATCCTAATCGGAATTATTTTCACAACATCTATCATCGTAACAACTATTACACTAGTGATTTATATCTTTATTACTATAACTTATGTTTTTAATGGTCGTTTCCATAAAAATGTAGCTTAG
- a CDS encoding class I SAM-dependent rRNA methyltransferase: MRNELDIKVKDTLAQDIQKGVPILLKDGFNEMNSFEEGSILKLRNPSGKFIGKGYVGKQNKGVGWILTKNENETIDTSFFQKKIATAIKHREDYFHDADTTAFRVFNGEGDGIGGLTIDYFDGFYLLSWYSEGIYSFKEMILEALEESVSYKGIYEKKRFDTKGQYVEDDDFVKGERGEFPLIVKENGQNFAIYLNDGAMVGVFLDQRDVRKKIRDTYSAGKTVLNTFSYTGAFSVFAAAGGSKKTTSVDLAKRSLSKTTEQFEVNGIDVEKQDIIVMDVFDYFKYAKRKELSFDVVILDPPSFARSKKYTFSSAKDYTNLLKDAIAITEKNGVIVASTNNATFGMKKFQSFVEKAFKETNRKYTIEEEFSLPSDFKTSPLFKEGNYLKVLFVRAK; the protein is encoded by the coding sequence ATGCGAAATGAATTAGACATTAAAGTAAAAGATACACTTGCTCAGGATATACAAAAAGGCGTTCCTATTTTGTTGAAAGATGGATTTAACGAGATGAATTCTTTTGAAGAAGGTTCTATTCTTAAATTGCGAAATCCCTCCGGAAAATTTATTGGAAAAGGCTATGTAGGAAAGCAAAATAAAGGCGTAGGTTGGATCCTTACGAAAAATGAAAATGAAACAATCGATACTTCCTTTTTCCAAAAGAAAATAGCAACTGCAATTAAACATCGTGAAGACTATTTTCATGACGCCGACACAACTGCCTTCCGTGTATTTAATGGAGAAGGTGATGGAATCGGAGGATTAACCATTGATTATTTCGATGGGTTCTATTTATTAAGTTGGTATAGTGAGGGCATTTACTCCTTTAAAGAAATGATTTTAGAGGCACTTGAGGAGTCTGTTTCCTATAAAGGAATTTATGAAAAGAAACGTTTTGATACCAAAGGCCAGTATGTAGAAGACGATGATTTTGTAAAAGGTGAGCGCGGTGAGTTCCCGCTGATCGTAAAAGAAAATGGTCAAAACTTTGCCATTTACCTAAATGATGGAGCTATGGTTGGAGTATTTTTAGACCAAAGAGATGTTCGGAAAAAAATTCGCGACACATATTCGGCTGGAAAAACTGTCCTTAATACATTCTCCTATACAGGTGCTTTTTCTGTCTTCGCTGCTGCAGGTGGATCGAAGAAAACGACAAGTGTCGATCTTGCAAAACGAAGCTTAAGTAAAACAACTGAACAGTTTGAAGTGAACGGAATTGATGTAGAAAAGCAAGACATCATCGTAATGGATGTCTTCGATTACTTCAAGTACGCCAAACGTAAAGAATTATCTTTCGATGTCGTTATTCTAGATCCACCTAGCTTTGCTCGTTCAAAGAAATATACATTTAGCTCTGCAAAGGATTACACGAACTTATTAAAAGATGCAATCGCTATTACCGAAAAGAATGGCGTTATTGTAGCTTCTACTAATAATGCAACATTTGGAATGAAAAAATTCCAAAGCTTCGTAGAAAAAGCTTTTAAAGAAACCAATCGAAAATATACGATTGAAGAAGAGTTTTCACTTCCAAGTGATTTTAAGACATCTCCACTTTTTAAAGAAGGAAATTATTTGAAGGTGTTGTTTGTGAGAGCGAAATAA